From the genome of Anaplasma ovis str. Haibei, one region includes:
- a CDS encoding type III pantothenate kinase, producing MIVAVDVGNTSTKIALCENGTVVDKWRISTCGNRTAAEYFSCISVLASRKSANLLAGVRGAAISSVAPVVNKHIEELFECFFNISPVFITSSHAGLFGLRICLAQPTIGADRVADLVAAKTLWPTSDLLVIDMGTATVFNLLDRNGSLYGQVVAPGMSCLVHSMRECTALLPQTPVRESEKIVCDSTAASLETGLYWGYRAMVEGMTRQIMRESVQTLHVVATGGGVSLFRNCDYINHIDELLTIKGIVQIYEKTQG from the coding sequence ATGATAGTTGCGGTCGATGTCGGCAATACTAGCACAAAGATTGCATTATGTGAAAATGGCACAGTTGTAGACAAGTGGAGGATATCTACCTGTGGGAACAGAACTGCTGCTGAGTACTTTTCGTGTATCAGCGTGCTGGCATCGCGCAAGTCTGCAAATCTTCTAGCAGGAGTGCGTGGGGCCGCAATTTCCAGCGTTGCGCCGGTCGTAAATAAACATATAGAAGAGCTGTTTGAGTGCTTTTTTAACATTTCTCCGGTGTTCATTACGAGCTCCCACGCGGGCTTGTTTGGACTTAGAATTTGTCTGGCACAACCCACTATAGGCGCAGATAGGGTGGCCGATTTGGTCGCTGCAAAAACTTTGTGGCCTACAAGTGACCTGTTGGTAATTGACATGGGCACGGCCACCGTATTTAACTTGCTGGACAGGAATGGCAGCTTGTATGGGCAGGTTGTGGCTCCGGGTATGTCTTGTTTGGTACATAGTATGAGGGAGTGTACAGCGCTGCTACCACAAACTCCTGTGCGAGAATCAGAAAAAATAGTATGTGATTCTACAGCCGCATCGCTGGAAACTGGGCTCTACTGGGGATATAGAGCAATGGTTGAAGGCATGACAAGACAAATAATGCGCGAGAGCGTCCAGACCCTACATGTTGTGGCCACTGGAGGAGGAGTGAGCCTTTTCAGAAATTGCGATTACATCAACCACATCGACGAGTTGCTTACGATAAAGGGAATTGTTCAAATTTACGAAAAAACACAGGGCTGA